Proteins from one Lonchura striata isolate bLonStr1 chromosome 6, bLonStr1.mat, whole genome shotgun sequence genomic window:
- the PIGH gene encoding phosphatidylinositol N-acetylglucosaminyltransferase subunit H isoform X2, with translation MAEQRRFLSACGVPIALRRRQHSASCRELAVRGPRLQLRSLSAVTSAVWLAAYGLFALSENSMVLSAAIFITLIGLIIYLHFVKIDQESLLVIGSLGIQQKVIYYLCILLQDPEDPQGVSEVVPLFQSSKPRLDCLIEVYKSCQEILEQRKTVPQSNEIK, from the exons atGGCGGAGCAGCGCCGCTTCCTCTCGGCCTGCGGCGTGCCGATCGCGCTGCGGCGCCGCCAGCACAGCGCGTCCTGCCGGGAGCTGGCGGTGCGCGGCCCGCGCCTGCAGCTGCGCTCGCTCAGCGCCGTCACCTCCGCCGTCTGGCTGGCGGCCTACGGGCTCTTCGCGCTCAGCGAG AACAGCATGGTGCTCTCTGCCGCCATCTTCATCACGCTGATTGGCCTGATCATATACCTGCACTTCGTGAAGATTGACCAGGAATCCTTGCTGGTCATCGGCTCGCTCGGCATTCAG CAAAAAGTTATCTACTACCTGTGTATCCTCCTCCAGGACCCTGAAGATCCTCAGGGAGTATCTGAGGTTGTGCCACTCTTTCAA AGCTCCAAGCCACGACTGGACTGCTTGATAGAAGTGTACAAAAGTTGTCAAGAGATCCTGGAGCAGAGGAAGACAGTTCCACaatcaaatgaaataaaatag
- the PIGH gene encoding phosphatidylinositol N-acetylglucosaminyltransferase subunit H isoform X1 has translation MAEQRRFLSACGVPIALRRRQHSASCRELAVRGPRLQLRSLSAVTSAVWLAAYGLFALSENSMVLSAAIFITLIGLIIYLHFVKIDQESLLVIGSLGIQVTSSYASGKESTTFIEMAQVKDVVINEAIHMQKVIYYLCILLQDPEDPQGVSEVVPLFQSSKPRLDCLIEVYKSCQEILEQRKTVPQSNEIK, from the exons atGGCGGAGCAGCGCCGCTTCCTCTCGGCCTGCGGCGTGCCGATCGCGCTGCGGCGCCGCCAGCACAGCGCGTCCTGCCGGGAGCTGGCGGTGCGCGGCCCGCGCCTGCAGCTGCGCTCGCTCAGCGCCGTCACCTCCGCCGTCTGGCTGGCGGCCTACGGGCTCTTCGCGCTCAGCGAG AACAGCATGGTGCTCTCTGCCGCCATCTTCATCACGCTGATTGGCCTGATCATATACCTGCACTTCGTGAAGATTGACCAGGAATCCTTGCTGGTCATCGGCTCGCTCGGCATTCAGGTGACTTCCTCCTATGCCTCAGGGAAAGAGAGCACAACCTTCATTGAGATGGCTCAAGTGAAGGATGTGGTTATCAATGAAGCCATCCATATG CAAAAAGTTATCTACTACCTGTGTATCCTCCTCCAGGACCCTGAAGATCCTCAGGGAGTATCTGAGGTTGTGCCACTCTTTCAA AGCTCCAAGCCACGACTGGACTGCTTGATAGAAGTGTACAAAAGTTGTCAAGAGATCCTGGAGCAGAGGAAGACAGTTCCACaatcaaatgaaataaaatag